From a single Kitasatospora sp. NBC_00458 genomic region:
- a CDS encoding 6-phospho-beta-glucosidase: MSTLKLAIVGGGSTYTPELIDGFARLRDTLPIGELVLIDPAADRLELIGGLARRIFAKQGHGAVVTTTTDVEAGVADADAVLLQLRVGGQAARNRDETWPLECGCVGQETTGAGGLAKALRTVPVVLDIAEKVRRTNPDAWIVDFTNPVGIVTRALREAGHKAVGLCNVAIGFQRRFARHLGVDPELIRLDHVGLNHLTWERGVTLLDAPGAAGGREVLPELLAGFGKEIAEDLLLPQRVIERLGVVPSYYLRYFYQHDAVVEELKAKGSRAAEVAEIERQLLEMYADPALDTKPELLGKRGGAFYSEAAVQLIAALLGTDGSTSVQVVNTRNDGVLPFLPDDAVIEVPAEVDAAGVRPLPQRPVEPLYAGLIAAVTAYEHLALDAALRGGRDRVFDALLAHPLVGQIELANQLTDRLLAHNREHLAWA; this comes from the coding sequence ATGTCCACACTCAAGCTGGCCATCGTCGGCGGCGGTTCGACGTACACCCCGGAGCTGATCGACGGCTTCGCCCGGCTCCGGGACACCCTGCCGATCGGCGAACTCGTCCTGATCGACCCCGCCGCGGACCGGCTGGAGCTGATCGGCGGGCTGGCCCGGCGGATCTTCGCCAAGCAGGGCCACGGCGCCGTGGTGACCACCACCACGGACGTCGAGGCGGGCGTCGCCGACGCCGACGCCGTCCTGCTCCAGCTGCGGGTCGGCGGGCAGGCGGCCCGCAACCGGGACGAGACCTGGCCGCTGGAGTGCGGCTGCGTCGGCCAGGAGACCACCGGCGCGGGCGGGCTCGCCAAGGCGCTGCGGACCGTCCCGGTGGTGCTGGACATCGCCGAGAAGGTCCGGCGGACCAACCCCGACGCCTGGATCGTCGACTTCACCAACCCGGTCGGCATCGTCACCCGGGCCCTGCGGGAGGCCGGCCACAAGGCCGTCGGCCTCTGCAACGTCGCCATCGGCTTCCAGCGGCGGTTCGCCAGGCACCTGGGCGTCGACCCGGAGCTGATCCGGCTCGACCACGTCGGCCTCAACCACCTCACCTGGGAGCGCGGCGTCACCCTGCTCGACGCGCCGGGCGCCGCGGGCGGCCGGGAGGTCCTGCCGGAGCTGCTCGCCGGCTTCGGCAAGGAGATCGCCGAGGACCTGCTCCTGCCGCAGCGGGTGATCGAGCGGCTCGGCGTCGTGCCGTCCTACTACCTGCGGTACTTCTACCAGCACGACGCCGTGGTGGAGGAGCTGAAGGCCAAGGGCTCCCGGGCCGCCGAGGTCGCCGAGATCGAGCGGCAGCTCCTGGAGATGTACGCCGACCCCGCGCTGGACACCAAGCCCGAGCTGCTCGGCAAGCGCGGCGGCGCGTTCTACTCCGAGGCCGCCGTCCAGCTCATCGCCGCCCTGCTCGGCACCGACGGCTCGACCTCGGTCCAGGTGGTGAACACCCGCAACGACGGCGTGCTGCCGTTCCTGCCGGACGACGCCGTCATCGAGGTGCCGGCCGAGGTCGACGCGGCGGGCGTGCGCCCGCTCCCGCAGCGCCCCGTCGAGCCGCTCTACGCCGGCCTGATCGCCGCCGTGACCGCGTACGAGCACCTCGCCCTGGACGCCGCCCTGCGCGGCGGCCGCGACCGGGTCTTCGACGCCCTGCTCGCCCACCCGCTGGTCGGCCAGATCGAACTCGCCAATCAGCTGACGGACCGGCTGCTCGCCCACAACCGCGAGCACCTCGCCTGGGCCTGA
- a CDS encoding carbohydrate ABC transporter permease: MTLSPTLTAKAPAKGPARRGTPTAAARAARRRALLNWVAVHSLAIAATLFFLLPLVFAFLTSVMTDSQALTTDYWPTSWEWGNYLKVWDTPGFLTWWRNTLLYAGLGTVLTIVSSLPVAYALAKFRFRGRNLALMAVISMMMLPPQVTIIPMYLFWAKELGLSGSLWPLIIPMAFGDAFSIFLLRQFLLTIPKEYIEAARIDGCGDLRTLLKVVLPMTKPAIAAVALFQFFYCWNDFFGPQIYASNNPGAWTLSYGLESFKGAHHTNWNLTMAATLLVMAPVIVLFFFAQKAFIEGVTLTGVKG; this comes from the coding sequence ATGACTCTCAGCCCCACCCTCACGGCGAAGGCCCCCGCGAAGGGGCCCGCCCGGCGCGGCACCCCGACCGCCGCCGCCCGCGCGGCCCGCCGCCGCGCCCTGCTCAACTGGGTGGCCGTGCACTCGCTGGCCATCGCCGCCACCCTGTTCTTCCTGCTGCCGCTCGTCTTCGCCTTCCTGACCTCGGTCATGACGGACAGCCAGGCCCTGACCACCGACTACTGGCCCACCTCCTGGGAGTGGGGCAACTACCTCAAGGTCTGGGACACGCCCGGCTTCCTCACCTGGTGGCGCAACACCCTGCTGTACGCCGGCCTCGGCACCGTGCTGACCATCGTCTCCAGCCTCCCGGTGGCCTACGCGCTCGCCAAGTTCCGCTTCCGGGGCCGCAACCTGGCGCTGATGGCGGTCATCTCGATGATGATGCTGCCGCCGCAGGTCACCATCATCCCGATGTACCTGTTCTGGGCGAAGGAGCTCGGCCTCAGCGGCTCGCTCTGGCCGCTGATCATCCCGATGGCCTTCGGCGACGCCTTCTCGATCTTCCTGCTCCGGCAGTTCCTGCTGACGATCCCCAAGGAGTACATCGAGGCGGCCCGGATCGACGGCTGCGGCGACCTGCGGACCCTCCTCAAGGTGGTGCTGCCGATGACCAAACCGGCCATCGCCGCCGTCGCCCTGTTCCAGTTCTTCTACTGCTGGAACGACTTCTTCGGCCCGCAGATCTACGCCAGCAACAACCCCGGCGCCTGGACCCTCTCCTACGGCCTGGAGTCCTTCAAGGGCGCCCACCACACCAACTGGAACCTCACCATGGCCGCCACCCTGCTGGTGATGGCCCCGGTGATCGTCCTCTTCTTCTTCGCACAGAAGGCCTTCATCGAAGGCGTGACACTGACAGGGGTCAAGGGCTGA
- a CDS encoding carbohydrate ABC transporter permease, whose product MSLASATRRGTGPTDPAAPSTQHLLRRKRRREAARTLAFLSPWLIGFAVFFLYPLISTVYFSFTKYNGFGAPSFSGLKNWDYVFNDLPAFWKGLRNTLWLVLIMVSLRVAFGLGIGMLITKVKSGAGFFRTAFYLPYLAPPVAATVAFAFLLNPGTGPVNHFLGEVGLPQPGWFSDPDWSKPALTMLALWGIGDLMVIFMASLLDVPRDQYEAAELDGAGPFQRFRYVTLPNISPIIMFAVVTGVIQTMQYYTQAIVAAKVAGGNAGNSGQQFEPGYPQGSTWTLPQMVYNLGFQRFNYGAACVVALVLFAISMAVTSLLLRRKSGFMASDD is encoded by the coding sequence ATGTCACTCGCGTCCGCCACCCGCAGGGGCACCGGACCGACCGACCCGGCGGCGCCCTCCACGCAGCACCTGCTGCGCCGGAAGCGCCGCCGGGAGGCGGCCCGCACCCTGGCCTTCCTCTCCCCCTGGCTGATCGGCTTCGCGGTCTTCTTCCTGTACCCGCTGATCTCCACCGTCTACTTCTCGTTCACCAAGTACAACGGCTTCGGTGCGCCCTCCTTCAGCGGCCTGAAGAACTGGGACTACGTCTTCAACGACCTCCCGGCGTTCTGGAAGGGCCTGCGCAACACCCTGTGGCTGGTGCTCATCATGGTGAGCCTGCGGGTGGCGTTCGGCCTCGGCATCGGGATGCTGATCACCAAGGTGAAGAGCGGTGCCGGCTTCTTCCGCACCGCGTTCTACCTGCCGTACCTGGCACCGCCGGTGGCCGCCACCGTCGCCTTCGCCTTCCTGCTCAACCCCGGCACCGGCCCGGTCAACCACTTCCTCGGCGAGGTCGGGCTGCCGCAGCCCGGCTGGTTCTCCGACCCGGACTGGTCGAAGCCCGCGCTCACCATGCTCGCCCTGTGGGGCATCGGCGACCTGATGGTCATCTTCATGGCGTCCCTGCTGGACGTCCCGAGGGACCAGTACGAGGCCGCCGAGCTCGACGGCGCCGGCCCGTTCCAGCGCTTCCGGTACGTCACTCTGCCGAACATCTCGCCGATCATCATGTTCGCGGTGGTCACCGGCGTCATCCAGACCATGCAGTACTACACGCAGGCGATCGTCGCCGCGAAGGTCGCCGGCGGCAACGCGGGCAACTCCGGGCAGCAGTTCGAGCCCGGCTACCCGCAGGGCTCCACCTGGACCCTGCCGCAGATGGTCTACAACCTCGGTTTCCAGCGCTTCAACTACGGCGCGGCGTGCGTCGTCGCCCTGGTGCTGTTCGCCATCTCGATGGCCGTCACCTCGCTCCTGCTCCGCCGCAAGTCCGGCTTCATGGCGAGCGACGACTAG
- a CDS encoding N-acetylglucosamine kinase — translation MTHQPEPHLPGVLAIDAGNSKTDVALIGADGSVLGSARGGGFTPQKTGGAAAVAGLAPLVEQAAAAAGITAWHGPLTSHVSACLANADLPVEEQALRAALETHPWGASNTVVNDTFGLLRAGTDGPRGVAVVCGAGINCVGLLPDGRTARFPALGELTGDWGGGAGLALNSMWHAVRAEDGRGGPTVLAPAIAERFGLPSAGAVAEAVHLGHLPFARLHEIVRVLFAVAEGGDRVALELIDRQADEITRLAVVALRRLDLLESPTPLVLGGGVLASRQPLLLDNLAARLAEAAPLAEPRVVVAPPVLGAALLGLDHLGAGAGAQARVREAYDQDRPVAA, via the coding sequence ATGACCCACCAGCCCGAACCACACCTGCCCGGCGTCCTCGCCATCGACGCGGGCAACTCCAAGACCGACGTCGCCCTCATCGGCGCGGACGGCAGCGTCCTCGGCTCCGCCCGGGGCGGCGGCTTCACTCCGCAGAAGACCGGCGGCGCCGCCGCCGTCGCCGGCCTCGCCCCCCTGGTCGAGCAGGCCGCCGCCGCGGCCGGGATCACCGCCTGGCACGGCCCGCTGACCAGCCACGTCAGCGCCTGCCTGGCCAACGCCGACCTCCCGGTCGAGGAGCAGGCGCTGCGCGCCGCCCTGGAGACCCACCCGTGGGGCGCCAGCAACACCGTCGTCAACGACACCTTCGGCCTGCTGCGCGCCGGGACCGACGGCCCGCGCGGCGTGGCCGTGGTCTGCGGCGCCGGCATCAACTGCGTCGGTCTGCTGCCCGACGGCCGCACCGCCCGGTTCCCCGCCCTCGGCGAGCTGACCGGCGACTGGGGCGGCGGCGCGGGCCTCGCCCTCAACAGCATGTGGCACGCCGTCCGCGCGGAGGACGGGCGCGGCGGTCCGACCGTGCTGGCCCCGGCCATCGCCGAGCGCTTCGGCCTGCCCAGCGCCGGTGCCGTGGCCGAGGCCGTCCACCTGGGGCACCTGCCGTTCGCCCGGCTGCACGAGATCGTGCGGGTGCTGTTCGCGGTCGCGGAGGGCGGGGACCGGGTGGCGCTGGAGCTGATCGACCGGCAGGCCGACGAGATCACCCGGCTCGCGGTCGTCGCGCTGCGCCGGCTCGACCTCCTGGAGTCGCCCACGCCGCTGGTGCTCGGCGGCGGGGTGCTCGCCTCGCGGCAGCCGCTGCTGCTCGACAACCTCGCCGCGCGGCTGGCGGAGGCGGCGCCGCTCGCCGAACCGCGCGTCGTCGTCGCGCCGCCGGTGCTGGGCGCGGCCCTGCTCGGCCTGGACCACCTGGGGGCGGGCGCCGGGGCGCAGGCCCGGGTGCGGGAGGCGTACGACCAGGACCGGCCGGTGGCGGCGTAG